One genomic region from Coleofasciculaceae cyanobacterium encodes:
- a CDS encoding helix-turn-helix domain-containing protein → MRKTYQYKLNPTASQRQEIDRWLDMLRHQYNYLLADRFRWWQMNRCNLVIPQGDYCLRWCEIGSGELRNNPSWHSQSATLPQLKQERPWYKNIYSQVLQDCVKRVKLAFDSIRIRRLKRQEKWTTSV, encoded by the coding sequence ATGAGAAAAACCTATCAGTATAAATTGAACCCAACAGCTAGTCAGCGTCAAGAAATCGATCGCTGGCTAGATATGTTGCGACATCAATACAACTATTTGTTGGCTGATAGATTTCGCTGGTGGCAAATGAATCGTTGCAATCTGGTAATCCCTCAAGGAGATTATTGTTTGCGTTGGTGCGAAATAGGAAGTGGAGAGTTAAGGAACAATCCCAGTTGGCATAGCCAATCAGCTACTTTACCTCAACTCAAACAAGAGCGACCTTGGTACAAAAATATATACTCTCAGGTACTTCAAGACTGCGTAAAACGGGTAAAACTAGCGTTCGATAGTATTCGTATTCGGAGACTCAAAAGGCAAGAGAAATGGACGACCTCGGTTTAA
- a CDS encoding transposase translates to MRYRTFTFPKVPDKNLIGCKIKLPKLGVLKFIKSRNIEPGFKLKTVSITKKADGYYINLSVEDKTVPEIEIDTIATESNTTGIDIGLEKLYVDSQNNQANPQKHLRKSEPKLAKLQKKLEDKNRTLKAKRLVRRAISRLHQKIARQRKHWHYNEAHKLAKNCQVLAIEDLKIRNLKRRNKPKKVDGVFVPNGQAASAGMNKSWTDNGVGGF, encoded by the coding sequence ATGAGGTATCGAACATTCACGTTCCCAAAAGTACCAGATAAAAATCTAATCGGTTGCAAAATCAAATTACCAAAGTTAGGCGTACTGAAGTTCATCAAGTCCAGAAATATTGAGCCAGGGTTCAAATTAAAGACTGTTTCTATTACCAAAAAAGCAGATGGTTACTACATTAATTTGTCGGTAGAAGACAAGACTGTCCCTGAGATAGAGATAGATACAATTGCTACTGAATCAAATACAACTGGAATAGATATTGGTCTTGAGAAACTATATGTAGACTCTCAAAATAATCAAGCTAACCCGCAAAAACATCTAAGAAAATCTGAACCTAAGCTAGCTAAACTGCAAAAAAAACTGGAAGACAAAAACCGAACACTGAAGGCGAAAAGACTCGTGCGACGGGCAATATCTAGACTTCATCAAAAGATAGCTAGGCAAAGAAAACATTGGCACTATAACGAAGCCCATAAGTTAGCTAAAAACTGTCAAGTATTGGCTATTGAAGATCTGAAGATTCGCAACTTGAAGCGTAGGAACAAGCCTAAGAAAGTAGACGGTGTATTCGTTCCTAATGGACAAGCAGCATCGGCAGGAATGAACAAGTCATGGACTGACAATGGAGTAGGCGGTTTCTAG